CAATTAGTAGTTGGGAAGTTAGTAgacaatttattaagtacattgTAAAGGAAAAATATAGAAACACAACTGATActgtataaaaagtataaaataactgATATATTGATAGAAAAATAAGAAATGCATTCATTcatttaggtatttaggtatttaggtatttgcaaaaatatgtttccgaaaaataaattgagtaatattaaattaagtgcactaataaataaattaatactgcCCATATTGACTatcaattttagtaattttatgatGTGTCTATCCACCTAACCAAATAATACATTGTTAATAATGACTAGTCATAACTGAAAATAACTGATTGCAGACATTGgtggtaacatattatatactagaaataaataaatataataatacgtatacattaatattatcagAACTAATACCCAATCATTgtaacaaacaaataaacatttataaacgtttatggtatattctaaaataaatttgttttatttatattatattcaaagtaGGTAGTATTTGAACAAGGCTTTAAAAAAACGATGGAAAATTTTCCCGAACTTATTTTACTCTACTTAGTATGCttgacttaattattttatgtaattaaattacaaagttttaccattaaatatagataatactCTATACATACAGTaagaatactttattttatattaacaaacacTAAAttgattatactataaatattggtattgaCTCTAACGTTATTATACTGTTGCAACCTACTTATCACTTATTAGATTTTcattggttataacttataatttttcagGTCATGCATTCAAGATTCTTTACCAGGAATAGCACACAGgtaaatttatagttatattcattccattttttagtattttaattattcttatatttatgtatatcacTATATCTAATTctttaataaaacacaaatttcTATACTTATTACATAGTTATCacgtttaattattacatagtaCCATCTCAAAAACAAAAGGAAATTCATAAACTCTAGACTTCACCTGTTCCGCCCACTTCTCCGCTCCAAATTAAGCACCAGCAACaaactgttaatttataaagCTATTATACGACCAGTGTGGGCATACGGCATCCAAATATGAGGCTCAGCTAAACCCTCAAACATGCGTACTATACAAACCTTCCAAGTCCATATGCCTCCGTCAAATCGTATCTGCCCCATGGTACATAAAAAACGCCAATCTTCACAACGACCTAAAAGTACCTACACTTTCACATCTGACTAAATCCCACTTCCTCTCATTTCACTCAAAACTAACCCATCACACTAACCCATTAATAAAAAGACTGTCTTCTTATGCAATCCCTGACAATCCTTAAAGAAGATTGAAACGCTCATGGCCTAGAGACTTGCTGGCTTGACCTGTCGGGTGGTACTACTGAGTACCTTCCCACTCTGTTATATTCACCGCTATTTCACTCAACAAAATTATGTATAGCTTGTAATTAttctttgaataaaaaaagaaaaaaaagaaaaaaattattacataggCATAGATAGGTGAAAGTAGTAATACTATTGTGGTTCCCGCCTCAATTGTGATACCACACGAAAAAAAGAGAGTATGAGTAGCatgacatttatattttataaaagtacatACACTTATTATACATCCATGTGTATAAAattctaattataattaataaatattatattgtcagataaagttcaatatttcattatttggcATGTTTTAGAAAGTGATAACCATTAATCAATGCTATTCGCCTTTCCGACAACGTATAGACATTTCAGATGACTGCCCATGACattctaaaacataatttattatggacAAATCTACATTAACtgatttaaatgttgtatattcAAAAAAGTATAGGAAAGCATTGTTTATAATACAGTTATGTACACGGCAGTTCACGCGTCACATTGAATTCAATTCTGACACAACTGCAGTACCTATATGGTGTATAGGCGAgcattcaatacatttttttcccttttaattaaaaataatgaacccAACAGGAACGCATATGCCAATTAATTACAACACCTATTAAACTATAATGcagacaaacaaaaaaaagtgaaatCCATTGTAtgaatattgtgataatattcctccggtgttttaaaaaaaccctTTTTCATATTCGCCCAAactgaaattttgaaaaataaaacaaatataaactataagcaTTAAATTAACAATGATTCATTGCACAATAACGGATGCACAATGACGTAAAACCGTAGATAATGTTTGCATGCCAtagaattaaatacatttttaataggtacttgatattatacaaattaaaactttgactatataaaaatacaacttaaATATTCCACCGACTAactatcaaaattgaaaacacacaattatgaaaataaaattttaaataatattaaaataaatttttttattttcattttacagaGTTTTCAGAAAGACTGCCCAGAACAACAAGCTGTGTTTATATTTAGGCAACAGAGATGTAGTGGTGTCCAACAGTTCGTCCACAAAAATACACGGGATCGTATTAGTGGAACCAGATCTATTGAGGGACACAAAGAAAAAGGTACTGtgaattaaagtattttttttttataattttatatttttaaacataaagtaattaaatattttttatgaaatcttTAAAGTAAACAATATCAAGTTtcagcgtaataataataaattgtattatcattaattaagttattactcttggataataatatatttaattacacaattcaaatatatatatataagttataatgtttGTAACGAATGATTAAAAAGTGTAATCAAAATCACGGTTATTATAAAtctccataaaatatattatctacgttgaaaatataattgtatttatattattagggtTGTCATTCATAAGTTGTTCTGCTCAAAAATTTACTCGTGTAAAGTTTTTACGTATAAACTTGCATATAGACTACAACAAACTTTATACTTCATGAttcttaatacataatatatgtttatataaacaaaGCAAATCGTTTATTTAGAGATGAATCACAAACATTtttcacattatatttttacataataatatacgttagttaagtaaataaataaatattagcaaagtataatataaaacaataatgaatCGTTATTTTACCGGAggatataaaaaacataatgatacaatcatataaaattgttcaaataaatactaaaatacacatATAAGTACGAatagtatgttattataaatataaacattgtaggtacctatactgagTACTAAGCGGGAAATATACGCTCGGTTGAGTTGCTACTCGCGATTGCAACGATCGATCGTAATATAATtaacaggtaggtacctatataggtacaaggtacCTATCATCATTTAATTAAgcatttttaacaattactGTACAGTTGTtgtctaaaataattaagttggAGGATGTATACGTATGTAAAGGATGTGTTAAGTGCACACgcaagtttatataatataccattgaaAACACCCCTTCACGACTTCATGACTTCACATATACTGTACAATACTGTAAAACGCGTTAGTTGAATTACTTTCGAAACCTACACTGGCGTTAAAAGCATTTCAACGCGGTCATGCTGAGttttacagtattattattgctCTTATTACTTCCCGGTTCTTTTGCGTctttaatggattttaaatgGGCGCCCTCAACAAAACACGCTACGAAACGATGGTGTTTAACAGGAGAATTTTCATACAAAGACGTTGTGTACGATGTCATGTTATgtgtgttaaatgttaatagttGACTATATAGGTAGCCgttaaaaaaacatatctaAAAACACAATGAGAAAGCGTAACACACTTTATGCAACTTTACATTAAATGAATAGCCCTGTACAAAATTATCCAACGAACTTTGATGGATTTATAACAAAACAGTTTTAAGTGATTAATAGAACACGATCTacccaattttattttcaagagtaatattacatagtatacctgcataatattactaattattataactaaaaactgTAGTctcaaataacattaatacatttcaccgtaattaaaatttaaaccgtcctaaaaacaaaattatgtgtagtaattttttattttatgcatttcaATTCATAAAGGTGTTCGGGCAAATAACATTAACTTTCCGGTATGGAAGAGAAGACGAGGAAGTAATGGGATTGAAATTCTGTAACGAAGCAATCATGTGTTTAGCGCAAATTTATCCACCTCACGAAAATGCACAACGCGAACAAAATACACCGttacaggtaggtatataaatattgattatattattaattttattatgtttgtttatctaaaaataaagtattataaataataatttatgatacttactatattaacaataaaatttattttattatttaataataatcaactaaTTAATACttcaaaacttaatttaaatattatatttaatataagcttcaataattaatttttgaaatgtattacatgtatacataatacaataataattgtatgaataaacgaaaattaaaaattgaaaattattataggtaaaaatactatatataagtattaaaaaaatacatcatactaaataaaacaaacgattattttaatcataaatcataatattcagATTTAATTGATCTtggttaaacaaataatttctaaattaattttttttttttaataaaaagttcaGTACCTAATAACAATTGATATTCTTGCAACATCCaccaaaataccaaatatagtataaaacacCATATAACAgccttttaaatatactaaaaaccaATTCCTAATACGCTTGGCAAGATATGTAGTCATAAGTAGCGTTCGATTTTCCTACTTGGTGTAGATCCATAACTCCAATAATACCATCTCATTGTGATTCCTTAAGCAGTCCCTATAGCCAAGTCTCACATCGTCCGATTCTCCTGGAGGCTCAGATTAAGTCACAGTTTACTTTCCGCGCATTCCTATCACTTGCCTTAAGGCTTAAACGACTCTCCTTTGTGTACTCGTCATGTCGAGGAAATTATCTGCCACTTAACTCACATTCTCGCTAATTGCACATTACTCATAGTCCCCGGTTAgaattacttaaatttttacattacaaattatttttaattttttttccaagattcattattattaatgtgttgAAGTTTTTTAAGAATGCTGTATTCTTAATTTGACTATaacgtattaaattatttaattgtattttaggcatcattttatttataacaacttCACTagttatatgttttttattttatattaacttatgttttttcttTGTCTTCTGTCTTTTCTACttgtttatgttattgttaatgtataaatatttttaactgttgaTAGCTACTTTAATTGAaagctaaaattaaaaactaaaaattcaacaataagtgaatcataaaaaaaatacatggaaCAGTCACTATTATTGTAacgttatttaatgttttaattgtattaaagttgataaaagttattaactaaaaatatgtacctaaaataGAAATATGGTGCATACAAATCTCATTATAtcgatgtaggtacataataaatagtatatatttcatACCGTTATCTTGCTTTTAATTAAGCTAATTAAAAACATCTAACAAAAAACGTGTATATTCTAATACATAAAAGCTCTCTTAAAATTcaactttttgttttattttctaaggaaatgttaatacaaAGACTGGGAGGCAATGCTCATGCGTTTTCAATGGAAATAACTCATTTAGCTCCACCTAGCGTTCAATTAGTTCCTGCCAAAGAATACAACGGCGCTCCAATAGGAACTAGTTACgatatacgagtatatataggtatggacaaaaaactatataatattattattattattaatttaataaatataactaattagtattattttgtatacattgagTTATATGTGTACAGAGAATTTATTATAAGCAGATCATTaacttgtatataatacaaaagattttgtatgttttatttgggtcaataaatattttaatggtctcggtgccagtttttcaaattttccacaattctataaaatttgaaaattaaatgacTTTACGGTAATAACTCTCAagttttgtagaattgtcggattttgatggctatttttttatctgaaagaagaagacttcctatagcccgcatcgatctctgattttgtattttatttcaaataattgtattaaaaaatgtgtaaaaaaaatgctttttatcttgtatttttttagacatattattaagtttgagaataaaatattgaaaaacagagatcgatgcgggctttAAAATATTTCCCTCAAgcaattaaaaagaaaaatattaaatttggttgattctacaaggcggcattattattcccgcagagtgtatttttgaggacaaaatggcatcgtcACCGGGTGCCTTAACAAagtcaataaacaaaatattatcacacATTTCAaccttattattaaattactttaacagTCAACCgaacaaaaattgttataaacttataacaacAGTAAAAGATTTTATTGCATTAACTACGTTAATTTccttgacaaaataatataacctaacctaaatgtattttatttaaatgtataatacattttaagtttcttAAATGTTTTCGCTCAAACAATTAAAGTGATGACTGAATGTCATGTTTACtgaattttatcattataatatcaaatggtTACAAAAacacatatatttaataatatataagtagtaagtacaatgtacaatgtacatggaTATATACGAGAGTCGAggatataaatgtattgatatccatgtattataatattttttttttgatcctaAGCCCGGCATCTATGGTCATTATAGCTGTATTGGTTTTGTACGTTGTTTATGTCGGtaagggggaggaacacgtgtgtgttgggttttggcagaatttttgattgggcacccgtaggtatctgccatgcccgggtgggggattaCGGCACTTGTTccccggacaccgtgacttgcccgaagaaaaatgccgtccATGGCCAAGGAATCGAGCCGGCGTCggctgcgtcgcaaccgacgccttgcaccgctcagccactccgtccccctattataatattatcgcgtaTGCAATGGCACATCATTCCGTTATAATTTCAAATCTCAAAGGAGGCTTATATgcaattgtattcaaattagaTCAAGCGCTACAGATGTTATATCACAAACGGTTTCTAgttcaattaattataagtttaacAAATACCGTGGGAAATGATATCATTTTATGGacaagacttaaatattatcaaaatgaaaaatgtttgttctgtaaaaactaaaaacaagtATTATTCACTATGCTGCTGTAGGATTGTTTTATATCCCTTAGCGCACAAACAAACGAGTtatcaatgtaatattaattaaacataaaatacaaattatattatacctttagcatataatatgacatgtaTATAAGTTTCCTTAATTTAATACTCgtgtttttgatattatataaagccCTTATATGTCAAAATACCtctaatatttacttaaatgtactgcacaaaaattaacaatgttattgtatgtataaaactgTAGCCGAAAGGGCAGACGAGAAGCTACagagaaaaaatattgtaaaaatgggTATCAAAGTAGTGCAAATGGCTTCAGCGCCACCACCGCCCACACCAACACCCAGATCAGAGCAGCCAAAAGGATGGCGTCAAAGAGGACCACAAGCTACTTCAGAGAAACCATTTTTACTTAGCGATGGTAAAGTTACCTTAGAGGCAAACCTAGACAAAGCTATTTATACACACGGTGATCCAATTCACGTTAACATCAGTGTGAAGAACACAAGTAAAAAAGCTGTCAGACGAATAAAGGTAAAAGCTTTAAGTTAAACAAGTAGAACAAATTCCTCTATACTCTcggtaaaacataatatggggggggggtatataggtataagtgcCACtcatatgcattttattttcttataaccAATTACTGATTCAACTCAAATATTTCTGAAATTTAAACAACAATACACCTAAGTAAATAATTTGCAATCGTGTTCCGGTGTGGCTGTGATCAAATCCTACGTGAAATTCTCCAAGTTCCCACCGATACAATATATCCCTAGCAAAATTTTACTATGAGTCAATATTATCTAGCAACATTTTGCCCGGGAATAAAAATTCACCAGGGATTTTAACTAGTGGCAAAATATCATTGAAGTACATTTTCACGGTTACATTGCTCTACcctatctagataaataaaataatgctaGGTTAAcgttaataagaaataattcaaattaaaaaaaaaacaacttactataatagtaacttccttgttaaaatttaaaaataattgtatgttttaaattaatcaaaaatctGGAAATtgagaatttcaataaaattcggACACTGTAAGGgtaaataaagtaaaactaGAAAACATAAGTCTTGATCTGATTgagtaagaaataaaaatacagtgttgttattataacgtaatttaatgaataaacCCACTGTATAGCTGAcagcaattatatttttctgcagat
Above is a window of Metopolophium dirhodum isolate CAU chromosome 3, ASM1992520v1, whole genome shotgun sequence DNA encoding:
- the LOC132941114 gene encoding arrestin homolog translates to MTAAQQQGLDTTIAMSSEEHEDHEPSSSRDLSCIQDSLPGIAHRVFRKTAQNNKLCLYLGNRDVVVSNSSSTKIHGIVLVEPDLLRDTKKKVFGQITLTFRYGREDEEVMGLKFCNEAIMCLAQIYPPHENAQREQNTPLQEMLIQRLGGNAHAFSMEITHLAPPSVQLVPAKEYNGAPIGTSYDIRVYIAERADEKLQRKNIVKMGIKVVQMASAPPPPTPTPRSEQPKGWRQRGPQATSEKPFLLSDGKVTLEANLDKAIYTHGDPIHVNISVKNTSKKAVRRIKVFIVQHVDVCMFSNGKFKNTVASDECADVPIPGNGGSLEKEYLLHPIKARTKNWIALEDSLGSAVNKSDGTLSSTVVCVSPEDRNVFAIYVTYYVKVKLLIGAMGGQMSLKLPFTLMHTPSNTYPAECKDASCTSLGPCLMVDSKEAAMTSEEQCTNNLAL